tgatgtgtgtgaagaaGTGCTGCTCTGAGCTGTTTTGTTCTGCCCGGACTTGTATGGTGGAGTTTTCTCAGCTTCAAGATGTGGACTTCTCTTGCAAAGCCGTGGAGGCAAGCAGAATTCTGGGATTTTGTCTGGCGTAAGGATGTTGCTGTGCAGATTCTGTGTGATGCCGGTCTTTGGAGGGACAAAGATGTCCTCCTCACTCTTTGCCATGTAGCGACTCAGCTCTAGAGGAATGCTCTCCATGCTCTCCCTGATCTTCCCAAAGACCCACATAATCGTTTGTCTTTGTAAATAAATCCAGTTATAGTCTTTAAAAACAAGAATAAATCatatatttaaagaaaaattaaaacaaagctTGAGACAGAAGTTTTTCTGAAGCAGGTAAAAGATGAAATTAGAATTTGTTTTCTCTTACCTTTAAGGCTGTGATGTGTCTTTGTCTGAACAaaggtctgtatgtgtgtgacagatgcATCAGAGACTGATTTTAAAGGTGAGTGGAGACTGTGCATCACTGGTCTGCCGCCCCCGTGTGCATCAGAAAGAATTCAATATGCGTGCATACACGCAGGAAAACACGTAACACATACAAGTCACTGGTTATTGTAAACTAATCAGATCTGGGTTCATTCAAGCGCATTCAGTTGTGCCACAGCAACGTGACGTCATTTTTGTATCAGTATGGAGAAACATTCTGTAAAtaaaagaagctgcagcataaagtatattatatatagacTACACTGGGATGTGGTCttcataaatataaataaatataatctgCTTTTGAGAGCTGACCTCTTGTTCAAAGCCCTTTCAAAGGCAGGAGCACACCATGTGTACAGACAGCACCTCAAAGACCCACTAACCTTCAAACAGCTGGTGCCCAGACACACAACTGACCTGATGTCTGTTTGACTGCTCCATAAGTCAGTTTGATGAGGTTTTCCCACCTAAACTCACAACTAACGGCTCATTATGTTTTAGAGTTTGTAAAAGGTAGACCCAAAACAAAAGCTAAAATGTCCAACAAAAGCCAGAAAGTTCAAAAGCAAAACTACCAAGTTCAGAACCAACACAACAGACCAACATCACATGCTGAAGAAACTCAGggacagcagcaaacacagaggtgaccaaacagaacaaacaccaGGTAGCAAAAAGGAGCGCAGGTCAAGGCACAAAATTAGTGCTGAGAGCACAATCAAACAGGGGGGAAAACACCAGGAAATAAAATACACCAGGCACACAATCAATCATGATTGTATGTCTGGCTCCCTACATTAATCTAATCTCCTGGTTAATATTAACAAATTTACATTTCAAATCGGATTTACTTAGTACAATATGTTTACATTTGGCCCCACAGTCACCTTTATTAGGTGTAAGTGCAGATCTTTATCAGGCTTTCAAGGCACTGGTTGATCAGATAAGGAAAGAAATAACCGGCCTTTGTGCAATAACTTTTcccaccacaagagggcagacATGCATTAGATTTATTACTACCCTAAGTTCCAGCTACTGTTTGTCTGGTTTAATTTATTAGTGACATATTACACCAGTTGATATTTTTCAGTAAAGTATTATTTGCATTATTTAACaaagtttttaaaataataatgcagtTTTAAAAGGTTAATCAGATGTGTCCATACATTCAGCAACTGAAAACTCAAATCAGAGCCATCTTTCCTTTGCTTAATTAAAATGATCCCGTCTTATTGTTCTAATGAAAGACGACATGAGAACCCAaatcaggcctgtgtgtgtgtgtgtgtgtgtgtgtgtgtgtgtgtcagaaagaaTATCCTCCAGAGCAGCCAGGGGTCAGGAGGCTTTTTGTGGTAGTGAAGATCAACTTTATTACGCCAATAAAAACCCAGAGTGCTCTGTGTAATGGAGAGATAAATGATCGGGAGTCAGAGGAGGACCTTGCCTTTAACCGCTGTCCCAGCTGCAATTAACGCTAACGAGAGGATGGTACATTGCTGCCAAACGCTTCCAAGTGCATTAGTGTTAAAAACCTTTTTGTTCTGGAggtctgctttttttaaaaaaaaaataatcattcatttttatttagtgGGCTTCATTTTGTTAATTCAGTGTGTAGAACACTATGTTAACTAATCAACTGTGATGCCTTAAAGGTCTTAACAAAAAATCCTCTTTGCATTCGATTCAGCCTATAAAAGACTTACTAACTTATTCATAATAATCTGTATTGTTGTGTTGAACCATGCTGCTCCTAGCATTTTAAAAGCATTAATACAGTGAGTATATATTACAGTGTATTTGTTTGAAGTGCTCTGTAATCGAACGCCTTCTCACTGGAGCAGGGATTGATTCTAatactgtattttattattgttaatgtCTGCGCTCACTCACTGTGGTGCATCAGGAAAACATGTATTCAGACCTAAACTGAAGTTATTcccagctgcagaggagccggCTGACTTGTGGCCTCCTTTATGAAGGATTCATTTTATTATCTGACAATTAACCCAATATTGACCAAAAGGAAAGCAGACACTTTATTACAGCCACTTTGTGTACAGTTATCGTTATAAATGATGCCTTCTAAAGGCTGTAACTTCATCCTGCTAACCCGCCTGCTTGGGGCTAAAAGTGAACTTTCAGCCTTCCTTCTTCACAGCGAAGGAACAATAGAAACttcagctctgtttttttttaacttgctcAGTAAGAAAAATGAGTGTAATGTGCTCTTGCTGATTCAGTTCAGTTGCTCAATGCGGCAGAAAAGACTTCTGGTGCCTGATGATCAAAGATCAATCAAACAAGTCAATGTGGTGGCTAAGACATGTTCCATTGTAAAGAATATATGTCATTTTAAACTGACTTCTGCTGGATTAAGGTTCTCTTTATGATTATtaatacatgaaaaaaataatgcactATTCTTAAACATGATAAACTACATAGTTCTGTCACAGATGAGTATAGCCTGCTGTACCTTTCTGtcaatataatataatcacaGGTCGCCATCGAATAATTTTAGAATTATTTTGAGACTTTGCAATTATATCTTAGTACcaacaagtgtttttttcttgatcCAGGCAATTTTAATAAATCAAACCTTTGTTGTTGGGCTTTCCCTGTAACAGTGCCAGTTATTATGTTTTGacattgtataaaaaaaatgttaagcaCAAATTCATCAGGGATAGAGCTGACGTGATGACACACTTCTTAATTTCCAGTTCACTTTAATCTCTGTTATTGAGGATTCAGACCAGCCTGCGGGCGCTCATTCTCTCACAGAGCACTTAACCTCTAGTGAAACTGCTGAAGTTTTTTGGCCACAGAACTTCTTTGTCTGAACTCCACAGAGAAAGTGCGGCAGTGGGGAAGTCGCAGAGGAGAAACAGTGGGAAGGAGGCCAGAATGGGTGAACCGCTGACCTCTTTTAAATTTATAATTAAGAGTAATAATGCCTAATAAAGTGCAATAACTTGGGCCAATAAAGATAGATGGCAGATTGAAGATGATATGAGCTGTGTCCTGGACCTCTGAGGACAGAGCACAGACAATGCATTTCAACCATGGGGACAGATAAAATCTGACCCTAGATCAGTGAATCATTGAGTAAATTtttaggaggaagaggagggcctTCCAGTGTATGGAAGAAGGAAAGTGTTTAGAATATTTTGGAGAGGCAGTAAACTGATGGATGGCCCTGATAACATTAATAGAATGTGAGAGCTCATggagaaaggacagagaagagtTACAGCGACGTGCAGAGGTCAGGAGTGACCTGTCGTTAGGATTCACTCCCCTgacagcttctctctgtctgcaggcctGATGCCAGTATGCTAATTCCCCTCAGATGGTCTTTTCATTGGTCGATGCTGACTCCTGTCGACACGTGCCAGATGACTGTCCTCTGGTCCCGCAATGAATTTAGCATGGCGACTATTACATCAAGATAAGAGCAGATGAAGCCGTATGCCGGCTGCCTGCTTGCAGTGAATCAAACACAGTATTACAATAAGTGATTGTAACTGTACCGTGGAAAGCTCTCTCAGTTTAAGCACACAGTGAAAAGTATCAGCTGCATGTGAGGACTGTGAGATGAAGCTGGAATAAATGGAGCTCATGGGTCACCTTTTTGTTGGGAACTAAACTTTTTGAGTTTTCCGACAGTCCTTTTTCCAATTGGTGTGACGGGTTTTAGGGCTTTTAGGTGCTAATTTAACTAATGAGTTTTGTATTGTGAATGACAAATGGAATGTAATATCTAGAGCCATAAAAATCAAGTTTGTTAACTTAAATTTATGACAGGATAATAAGGTTATTAATTAGCACATTTAATTATCCTTAAGTGACTCCTTTGCTACCGGTTTTCTCTAATACACATTTAATTAAGCTCTTCGTTAACATCATAATCTCTGAATAAGTTTTATGTGTCATATATCAAATTGTTAATTAACTGATTAAGTGAAAATACTTAAATTTATACCATCCAGGTGGAACAATCCAAGATACTTATATTTGCAGTCATCAATGAACATTTTACACTAAACAACAGAAAGTCAGTTATTTTTGTTTGGATTAAGAATATAATGCATAATCTAATGTTTACTGCTCGTAATGTATTAATAAATAGAATGCATTTTGAGTTAGGACTGTTTTGATATTGTCTTGTATGTGAAGGATTTAATACAAATCAGTTtacttaaatatatttatacttAGCCAGCGTCTCTCTCCGCTTCTTCCCTGTTTTGATGTTTACAGCTCTCTTGAGAGTAGAggtcaggggtcatcaaattaAGGACAGCTTCATTAGGTTTGTGAGTGAGCCTGGTGCGGTGACGACAGAGGGTCAGGCTCCtactgtctttctttctgcagttatgttttgttttcatgtgtcatGACAGAACTGTGTGGTTACAAAGCTTGACACATTTAACCATTCAAATTCTGCAGTTTGAACTTTTGATAATGAAGTTTGATTTCTGCTCTCTGTGACACAATGACTTGCTGCAGTAATGTAGTTTTATAGTTGGAGTGGCTCCGCTCATGTTTTTAATGATCAGTCAAGCTGTGACTGAACAAGGAATCCTTGTATGGCAATTATAGGTTTAAAGAAATTAGAAGAAATTTCTGTCTGCTGATGTTCCCGATATATTGAATAAAAGACCACGGTCTGGAACAAAGAATAATATTTAAGGTTTGTATGTGTGCCTGAGTGAGTGTAAATGGCAGATCAGATCGGGTGATTTAAGCCGCTCATCATGATGGCCTGCTCCTGATGATCATTAAGAAAGACGCATGTAGAATTTGCCACCCTGGCCCCTGAGAAGTGTGGGTAATTACCGCTAATGTGTCATCATCTATTCAAGACCTTAACGTTACGTTTCAGAGGGCTGACAGTAAAACACCTCTGACctgaatgttttattcattcataaGATTccaattattcatttttaaactcATATTCCACATAATGAACACTTTTTCCATGAATTAAGAGTTCTTTCATATTAATGTCAGGTACTCCTTCATCAGTGATTCAACTCTTTTAGTGTGAAATTACATTTGTTGTCCAAATGAGAATTAATGTTAACATCCAGAGTGTTGCTGTGATGGACGCATGTGAGTCAACTTTTACACAAAGTTACTAAAACCAGTACTATTTATTAGTTTACCTGTCCTCCCCTTTGTTTCTATCTTCAGCAAACTGCTGCACTGATGATAAGagtggagagaaaaaacaaacttcCCCACTTACAATTATAGATTTTGCATCTTAAGAAAACAGCCagaaaatcattttaataattataatttaatgtctattgttatttttatgtttttaaggaAAGCTGAATCATCTCAGGACTGTAATCATATTTTTTAGCTTTGGAGCACAGTAGAGTGGACGTTTTCTTTACGGAGTAACCACTCTGAAAGAATATGTCATTTATGTACCTTGCTAACTTTATAATTCAGTTTGAGGATGttgattttaaattaaatttgccAAATccttattatttgtatttttctgcttAAAATGATGATTAGAATATGCACACCTAAGTCCTAAGTCATAGTAAGAATTACATTTACATGACATCTATTTTGTGTACCTGTTTTGTGTATTATCTCAAACAAAagcaagcacacacagatgcagcatGCAGCAGAAACCTGCATACCAACAGTGTTCCAGAAATAACAGCTTAAAATAATCCAACATGTGCTGATAAAATGTTTTACCTTGTAAAATGAAGCTGCACATACACCTCCTATTACACTGCACATGAACACATCAGGACACCTCATGTGATATTATGATTCCAGAGGCATCTGACTCCAGTGTTGTGAAGACAGAGGATCATGGAGGGTAGTAATGGCTGCATTATTACTCCTCTTATTGTGTCTTAATTAGTGGCATTTAATTATACACTAATGCAGTGAGGGCTATTAAAGACATTGAGGCCTGCTGATCAGGGAattaaagccacacacacacacacacctacaggcacactgttcacacagactCTTTTTCCGTGCCATGGAAAACTCACTTCCCTTTAACTAGGAATTACACACACCCtgcagagaaagtgtgtgtaaaGACAAGACGACGTGttagaaaaaactacagagAATTGTACCAAAAAATCTGCTTAAAAATGAAGATAAAATATgaggaaagaaaagatgaaGGTAATAACTGTTATATGTGTATTCTGCTCTCAGTGACACCCAAATAGGTTTTAATTTTTTACTCCCACGCCTTTCCTCCACTGGTGCATCTCAATTATTTGTTCAGAGGCTGGTGTGACAATAGTGTCGGCTGTGCGAGCCTTTGGGATGCTAAACAGGAGACGGGAGGTTAAATATAAGTCATTTTCAGTGGGCTGAACCTGGTGCTTTGTGctgctggagaggaggagaggcttCAAAGCTTCATTTAAACAGAGCAAACAAAAGAGCAAACTTGATCCCATCTCCCTGTCTGCTTTTGAAGTTGTGAAGCTGCAGTCCAGAGTGCTGGTTGCTCATATCCATCTTATGAAGATCATATAGACCTCTCCTGGACACAGTGCGTGCATGTAATGTGATTTGTGTCACGATGATGATTTGTGGACAGTGATTAGAAGACTTCAAGCATTTTTATTTCACTCAGTTTGGCTCAAGCTAGATGTAAGGAGCTGTTTttcatatttgtcttttttttgtttaattattaaaattgtgaaaattaaaatataacatttacTCCATCCTCCTACAGTCTAATATTTACTGTGGGCTTCGCTTGTGATCAATGAAAAACAGGCGCTAAAGTGAAGCTAAACAGCTTCTATGTGATTTTTAATACCTAATAAACAAGCTTCTTGGGGCCAAATTTagtaaaatatatattgttttaaattttaatCAAGTATCAGGAGCATCTAAAATATTCTTGTAGCGATAAGAGTCAAGAGACAAGAGTTAAATTTCACATTTAATCACAAACAATCAACAAGTGGCATGTAAAGCCTGCTGAGGGTGGTCTcaatatgaaatatttaatatataactATTAAAAAATGTTATAGTCTGATGGAATTTATTGGGTTATGGCTAAAAGAAAACATGTGAGGAAATCTACTCAAAATtttggatgtttttaaaaaagtgcaaCACCAAAGATTCGGTTTCAAGTTCTTTATAAATATCTGCAGATAAATAGTGTAATATAATACAAGCATAACACTTTCAATGCACTGctaaataacacacaaaaagtGCAACAGACCAAATTAACAAAACACCATGAAGGCCTGTTTGTCTTTAGTCTGCCagagagtaaaataaaacaagttgAGTAACAGCAAAAAATAGAAACTGTTGTCTGTTTGCATTTGGAAAGAATTTGTCTCCTAAATCAAAGCTTTCTTTGGGTTTAGCGTCTACACGTCTGATTGTATTTGTCAGTGCCACATTGCAGTATGTGGTAAATGCCCTCACAAATTGTGCAAAGAAATTATGATTTCAACATGGATCTAATGTAAAATTCATCACACAGCACAATGTTAATCTCAGTTTTTTACAACCCTGCACTTAAGCAGCATGACGCCTCTCACAGGCCTGATCTGTCTTATTTAATGTAATCACAAGTCTTCCCTTGTTTGTGTAAAATAACCCGAAATTTACCCGGTTAGGACAGAAGGAGGGCCGGGTGTAGGGGGTTGCCTTTCCCCTCTAGCAGATCGCTTTTCTCCATCACTGAGGCCGGTGAGCAGAGCTGGGTCGGGCCGGACTGCAGCCCCGTCAACCCGGGCACGGGACCTAGGGATGGGGTCGGTTTTATTGGCACGGGGACGGCAGGTAGGGTTTGCCCGTTGGCATTGTGGTATAGGCCTTTTGCTGACACACTGAAGGACGCATACTCAGATGAGGCTGGCACGGGTACGCCGCCCATGGACTCTGACAGCATACCGACGTGTGGCCACATGGAATTGACCATGCTGCTGAGCTGTGGGGGCACCGGGTAACCCAGGTGGTGCATGACCGAGGTGAGGGGAAGCCCGCTGGCTACTACACCCTTGTAGTCCCGTCCTATAATGTTCTCAATGGCAAACGGGTGTTTGAACCCGCCCGGCTGTGCGCATGTAATGCCCCCGTAACCCTGGAAGTGAGGGAGCCGGCCCACGCTTGCAGGGGCAGCTGAGTGGTCGTGATGGCCGGATGCTGTGCCCAGCTTGCTGCcaggatggtggtgatggtggaaGTAGTGCATCATCGGGGAGCTCTTGCAGGTCATATGCTCTGCGCGCAGGACCTTGAAGCGCTTCCGTCTCCTCAGGAAGCTGCCGTTTTCAAACATGTCACCACAGTCTGGGTGCAGAGCCCAGAAGCTGCCTTTACCCGGCTGATCAGGGCGGCGAGGGATTTTGATGAAGCAGTCGTTAAACGACAGGTTGTGCCGCAGGGAATTCTGCCACCTCTGGGTATTCTCTCGATAGTATGGAAAACGATCCATGATGAACTTATAAATGTCACTCAGCGGCAGCATCTTGTCAGATGAGTTCTGGATAGCCATCGCTGTCAGTGATATGTAGGAGTACGGAGGCTTCTGGTCGCTGTAAGAGTTTTTCCCAGGACGGGGCATAACTGTTTTCTTGAAGTTTGCACtgttaaataaaacaagacGTCTTTAAAGTTCTGGAGTGAATAAATGTTCTTTTACTGCGTTAACTAAGTCTTGCCATCAGTCTCCATCTGACTGACCTGATCCAAACATGTGAGCCATCAGATAAGATAATACAGTGTCACCGAAAGGCCCGCTGCTGTCAGGTAAGATCCTTCAGAAGTTCTTGCATCCAAAAGaaatcctctctgtctctgtgtctgcgcCAAATGTAGCTCTTGAAGATGCGCGTAAAAGTCGGTGTCTGTGCGTAAAAGTTAAAATCTGCTCAGAGTTCCGCTCGGTTTAAAGAGGGGCCGGGTTGCctcgctgtctgtgtgtggcgtgtgctcctctcctcttgtgCGATGCTCCCACTCGCCGAGCGTCGTTTTTGTAAGACCCCCGCAGGTCGCCGGCTCTATTATCTATTATCCAGACACTTAGGGAACACGTcaagagagagcagagggctgtgtgtgtggtgatgttgaggggtgggtgggtggatggggggggggggggggggggcaaaacaGAGAAGAGCTGGGGGgtaaagaaatgaataaaaatgaggGGAGGTGCTTTCTTCTAATCTGCTGTTTGCCAATCAAATATGCTTAAAACAGGCAGGGACAGAAAAGCACGGTGACAGATTTGAACCACTTAACTGTATTTAAAGTGACGGCTCTCTTTAGTGTCTTTCATCATGTCCCCAAAAGTTCTGTGACTGCTCATCTTTGTcgccctgacctttgacctctcccACCAAAAGAGTGTGACTGCAGCATGAGGCTCTGTAAACTGCAGTATGGCATTACCTGGTCTCGATGCTTTGCGTATGAAGACGTCAGTTATTAAAACTCCGCCTGCTAAGTGACTGAAATAACATCGACAGGAAATGTGAACTTATGTATCCCAGTTTTGCTCATTTCACATGAGAAAATAAAATAGTAACgactggaaaaataaaaacaacctcTTTGTTAAATGTGCTCGATTGCACTTTTTGACTTTGCAAACAATAAATCATGTCTTCCTTTGCGCACAATCATCAGTGCGTTTATACTCCTCTGCTCTCAATTACACAAGCGCGTTTGCACAGACacgcacaaaacacacacacacacatacagagagagagagagagagagagaggcgctgTTGTTGATTAATTGCTGAGAGGGGAGTCCGgcggctgtctgtctgttcaaACACTCTCTGGTGAATCCTACAAGGATGTAAACAAACTTCATCCCCTGCTCTGAATTCTGTTCAGTGGAGAACAACAAAAGCTGCTCCCCTTctctgtattatttttttttcctctggccAGGTGTCATGACTGGGTCCTTGACGGCTCCTGTCTTCCTTGGTGCCCCTGTGGGCCCTCGAATACATTACAATAATTAAGCCTTGCGTGATTTAGCCTCCTAAGAGAGAAGTCCAGCAATGTAATTAAGGGCAAGCTCACTGTATTAGGTATGAATATTCAAAACTGTGTCAATTAATTAGCCGGTGTATCTCTCCTGTTATGTCTCAGTCCTTCCAGCCCACTCAAAAGGTCAACTGTGTCAATGGAGAGCATATTTTAAAGACATCATGTGATCGCGCTGAACATTTGTACAT
The genomic region above belongs to Parambassis ranga chromosome 9, fParRan2.1, whole genome shotgun sequence and contains:
- the foxb2 gene encoding forkhead box protein B2, producing the protein MPRPGKNSYSDQKPPYSYISLTAMAIQNSSDKMLPLSDIYKFIMDRFPYYRENTQRWQNSLRHNLSFNDCFIKIPRRPDQPGKGSFWALHPDCGDMFENGSFLRRRKRFKVLRAEHMTCKSSPMMHYFHHHHHPGSKLGTASGHHDHSAAPASVGRLPHFQGYGGITCAQPGGFKHPFAIENIIGRDYKGVVASGLPLTSVMHHLGYPVPPQLSSMVNSMWPHVGMLSESMGGVPVPASSEYASFSVSAKGLYHNANGQTLPAVPVPIKPTPSLGPVPGLTGLQSGPTQLCSPASVMEKSDLLEGKGNPLHPALLLS